The following coding sequences are from one Gigantopelta aegis isolate Gae_Host chromosome 15, Gae_host_genome, whole genome shotgun sequence window:
- the LOC121389669 gene encoding 52 kDa repressor of the inhibitor of the protein kinase-like, whose translation MHLEEYNGLHEGFAELYWDWKTQTRSDAQQLLTGITSFGFIIVFLTVYQYLSHLSGLTVQLQSSSLDIIHAYNAVNDIKDIYKKERHDVDSNFESVIFKQAERMAAKVGVEPNKPRVSGRQIYRANNAASSTVLEHYKLNLAIPFLDHVCENLNSKFSGLAKTAISLLGLVPSILCENNMSIDEILRMYNEDLPSPEVTDLELKRWKMRYENVSPERRPSTPAAALKDCDGTHFPNIKTLLRIACTIPATSCECERSASSLRRLHSYARATMGQERLSALALLHIHYDKEIDLDRVVNVFVQCHPRRLELSSIIKP comes from the coding sequence ATGCATCTTGAAGAATACAATGGTCTACATGAAGGTTTTGCAGAATTGTATTGGGATTGGAAAACACAGACCCGCAGTGATGCGCAGCAGTTGCTCACTGGTATAACAAGTTTTGGCTTTATTATAGTTTTCCTCACAGTCTACCAATATCTCTCACATCTTTCTGGACTTACTGTTCAGCTCCAAAGCTCCTCTCTGGATATTATTCATGCATATAATGCCGTGAACGATATTAAAGATATCTACAAGAAAGAGCGCCATGACGTTGACAGTAATTTCGAATCTGTAATTTTCAAACAGGCAGAGAGAATGGCAGCAAAAGTGGGTGTTGAGCCCAATAAGCCAAGGGTCAGTGGGAGACAGATATACCGTGCCAATAATGCTGCAAGTAGTACTGTACTGGAACACTACAAACTGAACTTGGCAATTCCTTTCTTGGATCATGTGTGTGAAAATTTAAACTCTAAGTTTTCTGGACTGGCTAAAACTGCAATTTCACTGCTAGGACTAGTACCATCTATACTTTGTGAAAACAACATGTCGATTGACGAAATCCTACGTATGTACAACGAGGATCTCCCATCACCCGAGGTGACCGACCTAGAATTGAAACGTTGGAAAATGCGATATGAAAATGTGTCACCTGAGAGGAGACCTTCTACTCCAGCTGCTGCGTTGAAGGATTGTGATGGAACCCATTTTCCTAACATAAAAACTCTTCTCAGGATCGCATGTACTATTCCAGCAACCTCCTGTGAGTGCGAACGAAGTGCAAGTTCATTAAGGCGTTTACATTCATATGCGAGGGCAACGATGGGGCAAGAACGCCTGTCTGCATTGGCACTCTTGCACATTCATTACGATAAGGAGATTGATCTTGACCGTGTCGTGAACGTGTTTGTACAATGTCATCCAAGGCGTCTTGAACTCTCATCGATAATTAAACCATAA
- the LOC121389668 gene encoding zinc finger MYM-type protein 1-like has translation MCSLFCMNREGKGQFVNRPFINWQKKSEKCKSHESNEYHQEAMQIADTFIKSIENPNATIPILMENNRSKNIDKNREILRCIAEAIVYCGKQGIALRGKNEHLEDEKTNPGNFLSLIKVLARYCSTLHEHLMEPQMKCVTYLSPQTQNELLDVIGNHIILGDLVQEIKTAQFYSIMADEVTSHNTEQLALCVRFVDSDENIREEFIQFSKVIRTTGEYLANEIIHILENLGIPLKDMRGQGYDGASNMSSGRVGVQAKIREHAPLATYVHCSGHCLNLVISHACNIPEVRNMIDKLKNCCPFFPK, from the coding sequence ATGTGTTCACTTTTCTGTATGAATCGAGAAGGGAAAGGGCAATTTGTCAATCGGCCATTTATAAATTGGCAAAAGAAGTCCGAAAAGTGCAAAAGCCACGAAAGCAACGAGTACCACCAAGAGGCAATGCAAATTGCAGACACGTTCATCAAAAGTATTGAAAATCCTAATGCCACTATTCCAATTTTGATGGAAAACAATAGGTCAAAGAACATTGACAAAAACCGAGAAATACTTCGATGCATTGCAGAAGCAATTGTGTATTGTGGCAAGCAAGGTATAGCATTACGTGGGAAGAACGAACACTTGGAGGATGAGAAAACAAACCCGGGAAATTTTCTCTCCTTGATCAAGGTACTGGCTAGGTATTGCTCAACCTTACATGAACATTTAATGGAGCCACAAATGAAATGTGTCACTTACTTGTCaccacaaacacaaaatgagtTACTCGATGTTATAGGCAATCACATAATTCTCGGTGACCTTGTCCAAGAGATAAAGACAGCACAGTTCTATAGTATCATGGCGGATGAGGTGACATCTCATAACACTGAACAGCTGGCTCTGTGCGTCCGCTTCGTGGATTCAGATGAAAATATTAGGGAGGAGTtcatacaattttcaaaagtgaTTCGCACCACGGGTGAATATCTGGCCAATGAGATCATTCACATACTGGAAAACCTTGGTATACCATTGAAAGATATGCGTGGTCAAGGATATGATGGGGCGAGTAACATGTCATCTGGTCGAGTTGGCGTCCAGGCTAAAATCCGAGAGCATGCTCCATTAGCAACATATGTGCACTGTAGTGGCCATTGCTTAAATCTGGTTATAAGTCACGCCTGTAACATACCAGAAGTGCGTAACATGATCGACAAACTTAAGAACTGTTGCCCTTTTTTTCCGAAATAG